A region of Mauremys mutica isolate MM-2020 ecotype Southern chromosome 2, ASM2049712v1, whole genome shotgun sequence DNA encodes the following proteins:
- the PLAT gene encoding tissue-type plasminogen activator isoform X1 produces MEGKLLCLYLLMAAITTLQCQEFLVRLKRGARSQATCTDRSSRQIYQQRETWLRFTGGRVEYCVCENGWSRCHSVPVRRCADKKCYNGGQCKQALYSPLHFICQCRRGFSGKHCEIDTEVTCYKDLGVTYRGTWSVTESGSECLNWNISALAQKKYNGRRADAVQLGLGNHNYCRNPDEDSKPWCHVYKGGQYTWEYCSTPACFKGEKDCFSGKGIEYRGSHSTTSSGATCLRWDSKIIANKFYTAWRVNAQQLGLGSHNFCRNPDNDSRPWCHVLEAGQTKWEYCDVPVCSTCGLRQHKVAQFRIKGGLYADITSHPWQAAIFARYRRVTGEHFLCGGILINSCWVLSAAHCFQERFSVDRLKIVLGRTYRMIPEENEQQFQVEKYILHSKFDPETYDNDIVLLQLKSESEECAIETDTVRTVCLPEPGLRLPDWTECEISGYGKHEEFSPFYSERLKEGHVRLFPASRCTSQHLNKTVTENMLCAGDTRQLDDACKGDSGGPLVCMKDNRMHLIGIISWGIGCGRKDTPGIYTNVTRYLDWIQDNMKP; encoded by the exons GAGTTCCTTGTGCGCCTCAAACGGGGAGCCAGATCTCAAG ccacttgcactgACCGTTCATCCAGACAGATTTACCAGCAGAGAGAGACCTGGCTACGATTCACAGGAGGCAGAGTAGaatattgtgtgtgtgagaaCGGTTGGAGTCGTTGCCACAGCGTGCCTGTCAGAA GATGTGCTGACAAGAAATGCTACAATGGGGGTCAGTGCAAGCAGGCATTATACTCCCCTCTGCACTTCATCTGCCAGTGCCGTCGAGGCTTCTCTGGGAAGCACTGTGAGATAG ATACCGAAGTCACATGTTACAAAGACTTGGGAGTAACATACAGGGGGACGTGGAGTGTGACGGAGAGTGGGAGCGAGTGCTTAAACTGGAATATCAGTGCCTTGGCTCAGAAAAAGTACAATGGGCGGAGAGCAGATGCTGTTCAACTGGGACTTGGCAATCACAACTACTGCag GAACCCAGATGAGGACTCCAAACCCTGGTGCCATGTCTACAAAGGGGGGCAGTATACCTGGGAATACTGCAGCACACCTGCTTGCTTTAAAG GAGAGAAGGACTGTTTTTCTGGGAAGGGCATAGAGTACCGGGGCAGCCACAGCACTACCAGCTCCGGTGCCACCTGTCTGAGATGGGACTCCAAAATCATTGCCAACAAATTCTACACAGCTTGGCGGGTCAATGCCCAACAGCTGGGTCTCGGGAGCCACAATTTCTGCCG AAACCCTGACAATGACTCCAGGCCATggtgccacgtgctggaggcgGGCCAGACAAAGTGGGAATACTGCGACGTGCCTGTCTGCT CCACGTGTGGCCTACGGCAGCACAAAGTGGCCCAGTTCCGAATTAAAGGTGGCCTCTATGCAGACATCACCTCCCATCCGTGGCAGGCTGCCATTTTTGCCAGGTATCGGCGAGTGACTGGGGAGCATTTCCTGTGTGGAGGAATCCTGATCAACTCCTGCTGGGTCCTGTCAGCTGCCCATTGTTTCCAGGAGAG GTTTAGTGTCGACCGTCTAAAGATTGTACTGGGTAGGACCTATCGAATGATCCCTGAGGAGAACGAGCAGCAATTCCAAGTGGAGAAATACATCCTGCATAGCAAATTTGACCCAGAAACTTATGACAATGATATCG TTCTGTTACAGCTGAAGTCTGAGTCAGAAGAGTGTGCTATTGAAACGGACACTGTCCGCACTGTttgcctcccagagccaggacttCGGCTGCCTGACTGGACGGAATGTGAGATCTCTGGCTACGGCAAGCATGAGGAAT TTTCTCCTTTCTACTCAGAGCGGCTGAAGGAAGGTCATGTCAGACTGTTTCCAGCTAGTCGCTGCACATCACAGCACCTGAACAAGACAGTCACTGAAAACATGCTGTGTGCAGGGGACACCCGGCAACTGGATGATGCCTGCAAG GGTGACTCCGGAGGGCCTCTGGTCTGTATGAAGGATAATCGTATGCATCTGATTGGGATCATCAGCTGGGGAATAGGCTGTGGACGGAAAGACACACCAGGCATCTATACAAATGTGACTCGTTACCTTGACTGGATTCAGGACAACATGAAACCCTGA
- the PLAT gene encoding tissue-type plasminogen activator isoform X2: MEGKLLCLYLLMAAITTLQCQEFLVRLKRGARSQGCADKKCYNGGQCKQALYSPLHFICQCRRGFSGKHCEIDTEVTCYKDLGVTYRGTWSVTESGSECLNWNISALAQKKYNGRRADAVQLGLGNHNYCRNPDEDSKPWCHVYKGGQYTWEYCSTPACFKGEKDCFSGKGIEYRGSHSTTSSGATCLRWDSKIIANKFYTAWRVNAQQLGLGSHNFCRNPDNDSRPWCHVLEAGQTKWEYCDVPVCSTCGLRQHKVAQFRIKGGLYADITSHPWQAAIFARYRRVTGEHFLCGGILINSCWVLSAAHCFQERFSVDRLKIVLGRTYRMIPEENEQQFQVEKYILHSKFDPETYDNDIVLLQLKSESEECAIETDTVRTVCLPEPGLRLPDWTECEISGYGKHEEFSPFYSERLKEGHVRLFPASRCTSQHLNKTVTENMLCAGDTRQLDDACKGDSGGPLVCMKDNRMHLIGIISWGIGCGRKDTPGIYTNVTRYLDWIQDNMKP, from the exons GAGTTCCTTGTGCGCCTCAAACGGGGAGCCAGATCTCAAG GATGTGCTGACAAGAAATGCTACAATGGGGGTCAGTGCAAGCAGGCATTATACTCCCCTCTGCACTTCATCTGCCAGTGCCGTCGAGGCTTCTCTGGGAAGCACTGTGAGATAG ATACCGAAGTCACATGTTACAAAGACTTGGGAGTAACATACAGGGGGACGTGGAGTGTGACGGAGAGTGGGAGCGAGTGCTTAAACTGGAATATCAGTGCCTTGGCTCAGAAAAAGTACAATGGGCGGAGAGCAGATGCTGTTCAACTGGGACTTGGCAATCACAACTACTGCag GAACCCAGATGAGGACTCCAAACCCTGGTGCCATGTCTACAAAGGGGGGCAGTATACCTGGGAATACTGCAGCACACCTGCTTGCTTTAAAG GAGAGAAGGACTGTTTTTCTGGGAAGGGCATAGAGTACCGGGGCAGCCACAGCACTACCAGCTCCGGTGCCACCTGTCTGAGATGGGACTCCAAAATCATTGCCAACAAATTCTACACAGCTTGGCGGGTCAATGCCCAACAGCTGGGTCTCGGGAGCCACAATTTCTGCCG AAACCCTGACAATGACTCCAGGCCATggtgccacgtgctggaggcgGGCCAGACAAAGTGGGAATACTGCGACGTGCCTGTCTGCT CCACGTGTGGCCTACGGCAGCACAAAGTGGCCCAGTTCCGAATTAAAGGTGGCCTCTATGCAGACATCACCTCCCATCCGTGGCAGGCTGCCATTTTTGCCAGGTATCGGCGAGTGACTGGGGAGCATTTCCTGTGTGGAGGAATCCTGATCAACTCCTGCTGGGTCCTGTCAGCTGCCCATTGTTTCCAGGAGAG GTTTAGTGTCGACCGTCTAAAGATTGTACTGGGTAGGACCTATCGAATGATCCCTGAGGAGAACGAGCAGCAATTCCAAGTGGAGAAATACATCCTGCATAGCAAATTTGACCCAGAAACTTATGACAATGATATCG TTCTGTTACAGCTGAAGTCTGAGTCAGAAGAGTGTGCTATTGAAACGGACACTGTCCGCACTGTttgcctcccagagccaggacttCGGCTGCCTGACTGGACGGAATGTGAGATCTCTGGCTACGGCAAGCATGAGGAAT TTTCTCCTTTCTACTCAGAGCGGCTGAAGGAAGGTCATGTCAGACTGTTTCCAGCTAGTCGCTGCACATCACAGCACCTGAACAAGACAGTCACTGAAAACATGCTGTGTGCAGGGGACACCCGGCAACTGGATGATGCCTGCAAG GGTGACTCCGGAGGGCCTCTGGTCTGTATGAAGGATAATCGTATGCATCTGATTGGGATCATCAGCTGGGGAATAGGCTGTGGACGGAAAGACACACCAGGCATCTATACAAATGTGACTCGTTACCTTGACTGGATTCAGGACAACATGAAACCCTGA